One region of Carya illinoinensis cultivar Pawnee chromosome 8, C.illinoinensisPawnee_v1, whole genome shotgun sequence genomic DNA includes:
- the LOC122274735 gene encoding WRKY transcription factor 23-like, producing the protein MQKKEVIKMEETLGSSVFAEHIPEGFPFSGIFDFSEGEKSSLGFMELLGIQDYSPSLFDLPQAPSMASSAPLPVTTVKEGSEVLNQPATPNSSSISSASSEAVNDEQTKAVDQEEQQEKTKKQLKPKKTNQKRQREPRFAFVTKSEVDQLEDGYRWRKYGQKAVKNSPFPRSYYRCTTASCNVKKRVERSFTDPSTVVTTYEGQHTHPSPVIPRQSLTGAPPGAGISVGCATNFAMPMSRISNLSQYQQQRQQSFIMNTSLSPSTYGTHLGLTNNPGLRRDIRFCTPRSALLTDKGLLQDIVPSHMLKEE; encoded by the exons ATGCAGAAGAAGGAGGTGATAAAGATGGAGGAGACCCTTGGATCTTCGGTATTTGCTGAACATATCCCTGAAGGTTTCCCATTTTCAGGCATATTTGATTTCTCTGAAGGTGAAAAGAGCTCTTTAGGGTTTATGGAGTTGCTGGGTATTCAGGACTATAGTCCTTCTCTGTTTGATTTGCCACAGGCACCATCTATGGCATCCTCGGCTCCGCTTCCAGTTACTACCGTGAAAGAGGGTTCTGAGGTCTTGAATCAGCCTGCCACCCCTAACTCTTCCTCGATTTCGTCTGCATCGAGTGAGGCAGTAAATGATGAACAGACTAAAGCTGTAGACCAGgaagaacaacaagaaaagACCAAGAAACA GTTGAAACCCAAGAAGACAAACCAGAAGAGACAGAGAGAGCCGAGATTTGCGTTCGTGACAAAGAGCGAGGTTGATCAACTGGAAGATGGGTACAGATGGAGAAAGTACGGTCAAAAAGCTGTGAAGAACAGCCCCTTTCCTAG GAGTTACTATCGTTGCACTACTGCTTCATGTAATGTAAAGAAACGTGTGGAGCGATCTTTCACAGATCCAAGCACTGTTGTTACTACCTATGAAGGGCAACACACCCATCCAAGTCCGGTCATACCTCGCCAAAGCCTCACCGGAGCTCCACCGGGGGCGGGGATCTCTGTCGGATGTGCTACCAACTTTGCTATGCCAATGTCAAGAATCAGTAACCTTTCTCAGTATCAACAACAGCGCCAACAGTCCTTCATCATGAACACCAGCTTGTCGCCTTCTACTTATGGTACTCATCTTGGTTTAACAAATAATCCTGGTTTACGTCGTGACATTCGGTTTTGCACCCCGCGTTCTGCTTTGCTTACAGACAAGGGACTTCTTCAAGACATTGTTCCCTCGCATATGCTGAAGGAAGAGTAG